A window of Microcoleus sp. FACHB-831 contains these coding sequences:
- a CDS encoding response regulator, with the protein MPPETIKIMLVEDNPGDARLVQEMLRKGYEPPIQLLHVTRLAEAIECLALQPYSAILLDLSLPDGNGLETVKRIGNAAPDVPIVVMSGLIDEEIAIASVQAGAQDYLVKGNADPDLLVRSIQYAIERHRMQRRLHAAQQALQQQAEREALVNRITNALNSNLDPQRVLDEIVRQTASPMGCDVCMVVRDLPESNQIYIEAEYWPGQQDRGGLDGRKWQGKTLVMERWEPVRRAIAHHQPIAITDTAPLLCAPGFREVPADARPAAILLAPIFVRKQYYGNLVVGYLQPRYAFEEWEICLLQQLAQQTALALYNARSYEQLEILVQERTQQLATEKALLEAILNSIQEGICVTKPDGGTLLTNPAFERMKKGKGAWGAGKRGRQEGCGCESLDSSLSNGQLPIISFIPAIRQTLQGQVFTDCELMVGGGKPGEGKWVSISGGAIKDEAGEVLLAVNTTRDITAAKEAEMELAARARQQAAIAYLGQRALASSDFSALLSEAVTLVAKTLEVEYCKILEFLPDTQGLRLRSGAGWPEEMVGKVILNASNDSHASYTLRTGEPTIVEDLGAETRFKASSVLLERGIVSGMSAIVAGINKPFGILSVHTKSKRKFGDDDINFLQAIANVLAQAIDRSQAEQALRESETKFRTLYESTSASVILLDEKGFIDCNSATLRTFGCTALDEFCGKHPAEFSPPTQPNGEDSFALASAHIRTALKMGSSRFDWLHCKLEGGQFPAEVTLTAIELGGRALVLAVVNDITKRIEREAELRAAKEAAEAGSRAKSEFLATMSHELRTPLNAILGLSHVLGEGLFGSLNLKQQEYVSCINSSGEHLLSLINDILDLSKIEAGKEQLSPAPVLVSDLCEYALAIVRDQAWVRGLELSLEIEPGAMFCLADERRMRQMLLNLLSNAIKFTPAGKVSLIVEKRDAMDWLGLRAIAFRVIDTGIGIEPEKLPLLFEPFRQLDSGLNKQFSGTGLGLALTRRLARLHGGEVTVESIIGEGSEFTLYMPASEEDACGEEAREIMRQGDSAVVSCAIAGRILVVEDDPRSAMLLQDYLQLAGYNVEVLTDGIDFLMRVRSFRPDLILLDVQLPKGVTGFDLLLQLRQEPETKNVPVVMVTAMAMEGDRDRCLAAGADDYLSKPVGIAQLESMLMRYLP; encoded by the coding sequence ATGCCTCCAGAAACCATCAAGATAATGTTAGTGGAGGACAACCCAGGCGATGCCCGTCTGGTGCAGGAAATGCTGCGGAAAGGGTACGAGCCGCCGATTCAGCTACTCCACGTAACTCGGCTAGCAGAAGCAATTGAGTGCTTAGCACTGCAACCTTATTCAGCAATATTGTTGGATCTATCCTTGCCCGACGGAAACGGGTTAGAGACGGTGAAAAGAATCGGGAATGCGGCGCCAGACGTGCCGATTGTGGTGATGAGCGGTCTCATCGATGAAGAGATCGCCATTGCTTCAGTGCAAGCAGGCGCCCAAGACTACCTCGTTAAAGGTAATGCCGATCCAGACTTGCTAGTGCGTTCTATTCAATATGCGATCGAGCGTCACCGGATGCAGAGGAGGTTGCACGCAGCGCAGCAAGCCTTACAGCAACAGGCAGAAAGGGAAGCTCTGGTTAACCGCATCACTAACGCCCTCAATTCCAATCTCGACCCCCAACGAGTCCTCGATGAGATTGTGAGGCAAACTGCCAGCCCTATGGGCTGCGATGTGTGCATGGTAGTCCGCGACTTGCCGGAATCGAACCAGATTTATATAGAAGCAGAATATTGGCCGGGGCAGCAAGATCGGGGGGGGTTAGATGGAAGGAAGTGGCAGGGTAAGACCTTGGTGATGGAGCGATGGGAACCAGTACGGCGGGCGATCGCGCACCACCAACCAATAGCGATTACCGATACTGCGCCTTTGCTTTGCGCCCCTGGTTTCCGGGAAGTTCCTGCGGACGCTAGACCAGCGGCTATTTTACTCGCCCCGATCTTTGTGCGAAAGCAATATTACGGCAATTTGGTTGTTGGTTATCTTCAGCCCCGGTATGCATTTGAGGAGTGGGAAATTTGTCTGCTGCAACAGTTGGCACAACAAACTGCTTTAGCTTTGTACAATGCCCGTAGCTACGAACAGTTAGAAATTTTGGTGCAGGAACGCACGCAGCAACTAGCAACTGAGAAGGCGCTGCTGGAGGCAATTCTTAATTCTATTCAAGAGGGGATTTGCGTTACTAAGCCCGATGGTGGGACGCTGCTGACTAACCCGGCGTTTGAAAGGATGAAAAAGGGAAAGGGGGCATGGGGAGCTGGGAAAAGAGGGAGGCAAGAGGGTTGCGGTTGCGAATCGCTCGATAGCTCATTAAGCAACGGTCAATTGCCAATTATTAGCTTTATCCCTGCGATTAGGCAGACGCTGCAAGGGCAGGTATTTACCGATTGTGAATTGATGGTGGGGGGCGGTAAACCTGGGGAAGGGAAGTGGGTGAGTATTAGCGGCGGGGCGATAAAGGATGAAGCTGGGGAAGTTTTGCTGGCGGTGAATACGACGCGGGATATTACGGCAGCAAAAGAAGCAGAGATGGAATTAGCAGCGAGGGCGCGTCAGCAAGCAGCGATCGCTTATTTAGGGCAACGCGCCCTGGCTTCTTCTGACTTTTCGGCTTTGCTCTCGGAGGCGGTAACTCTAGTTGCGAAGACGCTTGAAGTAGAGTATTGCAAAATCTTAGAATTTTTACCCGATACGCAGGGTTTACGTCTGAGATCTGGTGCGGGCTGGCCCGAAGAAATGGTGGGAAAGGTCATATTAAATGCCAGCAATGATTCGCACGCCTCGTATACTTTAAGGACTGGCGAGCCGACGATCGTGGAAGACCTGGGTGCAGAAACGCGGTTTAAAGCTTCGTCTGTGCTGCTGGAGCGGGGGATTGTCAGCGGGATGAGCGCGATCGTCGCGGGGATTAACAAACCATTCGGCATTTTGAGCGTCCACACGAAAAGCAAGCGCAAGTTTGGGGATGACGATATTAATTTTTTGCAAGCGATCGCCAACGTACTGGCGCAGGCAATCGATCGCTCCCAAGCAGAGCAAGCGTTGCGGGAATCGGAGACAAAATTTCGGACGCTTTACGAATCAACTAGCGCGTCGGTGATCTTGCTCGATGAAAAGGGATTTATCGATTGCAACAGTGCGACTCTGCGTACATTTGGCTGCACGGCCTTGGATGAGTTTTGCGGCAAACACCCGGCTGAATTTTCGCCACCAACTCAGCCGAACGGTGAGGACTCGTTTGCCTTGGCGTCGGCTCATATTAGGACAGCGCTAAAGATGGGTAGCAGTCGTTTTGATTGGCTGCACTGCAAGCTAGAGGGCGGGCAATTCCCGGCTGAGGTGACGTTAACGGCTATTGAACTGGGCGGGAGGGCGTTGGTGCTAGCCGTTGTAAACGATATTACCAAGCGCATCGAGAGGGAGGCGGAGTTGCGTGCGGCTAAGGAGGCGGCTGAGGCGGGGAGTCGGGCGAAAAGCGAGTTTTTGGCGACGATGAGCCACGAACTGAGGACGCCACTAAATGCGATTTTGGGTTTATCTCACGTGCTGGGGGAGGGTCTGTTTGGTTCGCTTAATTTAAAGCAACAGGAGTATGTATCTTGCATTAATAGCAGCGGGGAGCATTTGCTGTCGCTGATTAACGATATTTTGGATCTGTCTAAAATTGAGGCTGGGAAGGAGCAACTCAGCCCCGCGCCTGTTTTGGTGTCGGATTTGTGCGAATACGCGCTGGCGATAGTGCGCGATCAGGCGTGGGTGCGGGGTTTGGAACTAAGTCTGGAGATCGAGCCTGGGGCGATGTTTTGTTTGGCTGACGAACGCCGCATGAGGCAGATGTTATTGAATTTGCTGTCTAATGCGATTAAGTTCACGCCAGCGGGGAAGGTTTCTTTGATTGTAGAGAAGCGAGATGCGATGGATTGGTTGGGGCTGCGGGCGATCGCATTTCGAGTTATAGATACGGGTATTGGCATCGAGCCTGAAAAGCTGCCGTTATTGTTTGAGCCGTTTCGCCAGTTAGATAGTGGCTTGAACAAACAGTTTTCGGGTACTGGTTTGGGTTTGGCTCTGACGCGGCGATTGGCTCGACTGCACGGAGGCGAGGTCACGGTTGAGTCGATAATTGGCGAGGGCAGCGAATTTACTCTTTATATGCCTGCGTCAGAAGAAGATGCATGCGGGGAGGAAGCCCGCGAGATAATGCGGCAGGGTGACTCGGCGGTAGTTTCTTGTGCGATCGCGGGACGTATTTTGGTTGTGGAAGACGACCCCCGCAGTGCCATGCTGTTGCAGGATTATCTCCAACTGGCTGGCTACAATGTGGAGGTTTTGACAGATGGTATTGATTTTTTGATGCGGGTGCGGAGTTTTAGGCCCGATCTGATTTTGCTTGACGTACAGTTACCAAAGGGGGTGACTGGTTTCGATTTGCTCTTGCAGTTGCGACAAGAGCCGGAGACAAAAAATGTGCCCGTCGTGATGGTGACGGCTATGGCAATGGAGGGCGATCGCGATCGCTGTTTGGCAGCTGGCGCAGATGATTATCTCAGCAAGCCAGTTGGCATCGCCCAACTAGAGTCTATGCTGATGCGATATCTCCCTTAA
- a CDS encoding zinc-binding dehydrogenase, whose amino-acid sequence MLAAVLYGQEDLRLEQVADPTPDAGEVVIQVAAATTCGTDLKVWRRGGHAKMLRPPTLFGHEAAGRIVAMGAGVQGWQIGDRVVANNSAPCMSCFFCQRREYSLCPNLTWNNGTFASYLKIPAPIVQHNLLPIPGELPDDLASMTEPLACVLHGTARSNVQPGDKVAVLGDGAIGLMFVAALTHQLDAEVVLFGGNDQRLEIGQKLGASQTFNYHQTPDIPATVKELTDGLGADVVIEATGVPEVWESAIAIARPGATVNLFGGCPRDTSITVNTEQLHYSELTLKGVFHNTPAYVRDALSLIASRSIPFELLISDRRPLKDLEQVFCDMKNRKAIKVAIDPSMAS is encoded by the coding sequence ATGCTCGCAGCTGTACTTTACGGACAAGAAGATCTGCGCCTCGAACAAGTAGCCGATCCGACGCCTGATGCTGGTGAAGTCGTGATTCAAGTGGCGGCGGCGACTACCTGCGGCACAGATTTGAAGGTCTGGCGTCGCGGGGGTCATGCAAAAATGCTGCGTCCTCCTACCCTGTTCGGTCACGAAGCTGCTGGGCGCATTGTAGCGATGGGCGCAGGTGTCCAAGGTTGGCAGATAGGCGATCGCGTAGTAGCTAATAACTCTGCACCTTGCATGAGTTGCTTTTTTTGTCAACGCCGAGAATATTCTCTTTGCCCCAACTTGACTTGGAATAACGGCACTTTTGCCAGTTATCTAAAAATTCCAGCACCGATTGTCCAGCACAATTTGTTGCCCATTCCAGGGGAATTGCCCGACGATCTAGCCTCGATGACTGAACCTTTAGCTTGCGTGCTGCATGGCACTGCGCGTTCTAATGTCCAGCCTGGGGATAAAGTGGCAGTCTTGGGCGATGGTGCGATTGGCCTGATGTTCGTCGCGGCTCTAACTCACCAGTTAGATGCTGAAGTAGTATTATTTGGAGGCAACGACCAGCGTCTGGAAATTGGGCAAAAGCTGGGGGCGTCTCAGACATTCAATTACCATCAGACACCAGATATACCAGCAACAGTGAAAGAACTGACAGACGGGCTGGGTGCAGATGTAGTAATTGAAGCGACCGGAGTACCAGAAGTTTGGGAAAGCGCGATCGCGATCGCGCGTCCTGGTGCCACAGTTAACTTATTTGGCGGTTGTCCCCGCGATACTTCTATCACCGTCAATACAGAACAGTTGCACTACAGCGAACTAACCCTTAAAGGTGTTTTTCACAACACACCAGCCTACGTGCGAGATGCCCTATCGCTGATTGCCAGCCGATCCATACCATTTGAATTACTCATCAGCGATCGCCGACCTCTCAAGGATTTAGAGCAAGTCTTCTGCGATATGAAGAATCGTAAGGCGATTAAGGTAGCAATCGACCCCAGTATGGCATCTTAA
- a CDS encoding Dethiobiotin synthetase, with product MDYKTARSFLITQGMASEQNFDALLVRLKMGKAPIPGQVTNILLALKIMFENLQGAANLDRELIYALYQLSYESRQRFEAGRQSGVNWPPLLDEDLKRITTAVKSIFAGVWQL from the coding sequence ATGGATTACAAAACTGCTCGTAGCTTTCTAATTACTCAAGGCATGGCTTCAGAGCAAAATTTTGATGCTTTGCTGGTGCGGCTGAAAATGGGAAAAGCACCGATTCCCGGTCAGGTAACTAATATTTTGCTGGCACTTAAAATAATGTTTGAGAATTTGCAAGGTGCAGCGAATCTTGACCGAGAATTAATTTATGCGCTGTATCAATTGTCTTATGAGAGCCGACAGCGCTTTGAAGCCGGACGCCAGTCTGGGGTGAACTGGCCACCCCTGCTGGATGAAGACTTAAAACGAATTACCACAGCGGTTAAGAGTATTTTTGCTGGGGTTTGGCAATTATGA
- a CDS encoding metallophosphoesterase family protein, translating into MKSAGELLTDPFLQFPASNLVQVVWFTEFAGSRHTVAYGENLQQSAIATTTKLSRTREDQKSRVGKQTADAQVYKQTTMRDIWRHQATVTGLTPNTRVPYRVSSVREDGKTINSKQFTLAPTPAPGTPIQILLTSDHQLKPMTSANLQKAAESVGQVDAVLFAGDMVNVPDRASEWFDDNRGGALFPALQGRAKFELEKNGVGTIYKGGEFLQHAPMFATIGNHEVMGRFSMDSSLDDQFSDAFPRLDAQELKSTKTSVKDNSFNTDTYEEIFSLPQSNEGGKKYYAVTFGDVRLVVLYITNVWRPWGIDPKTKGKFSEREQDLNDPINWGYGQHIFEPIAKGSTQYKWLEEELNSQDFKESKYKIVMFHHPPHSLGENIVPAYTDPLQVRENNADGSIKAVRYEYPKQADYIIRDVVPLLETAGVQLVFYGHSHLWNRFISQKGMHFLETSNVGNSYGAFIGDKKRSLPSNFGSDYAVTGNPNGLEPIVPAIAPLVGEDGQPLPYVASNDITVFSILDTGAGTVSSYRFDTREPESQVVKFDEFRLRQHI; encoded by the coding sequence ATGAAATCAGCGGGCGAGTTACTAACAGATCCATTTTTACAATTTCCGGCAAGCAACCTGGTGCAAGTTGTGTGGTTTACCGAGTTTGCAGGTTCGCGCCATACAGTTGCCTATGGTGAAAATTTACAGCAAAGCGCGATCGCCACGACGACAAAACTCAGCCGCACAAGGGAAGACCAAAAATCTAGAGTAGGCAAACAAACCGCTGACGCTCAAGTTTACAAGCAAACTACAATGCGCGACATCTGGCGTCACCAAGCCACCGTCACGGGATTAACCCCAAACACCCGCGTACCTTATCGCGTGAGTAGCGTCCGGGAAGATGGCAAAACTATTAATAGTAAGCAGTTTACTCTTGCGCCCACACCTGCACCGGGGACGCCAATTCAAATACTACTCACCTCCGACCATCAGCTCAAGCCCATGACATCTGCTAATCTGCAAAAAGCAGCGGAGAGTGTTGGGCAAGTCGATGCAGTCTTGTTTGCTGGCGATATGGTAAACGTTCCCGACCGCGCTTCAGAGTGGTTTGATGATAACAGAGGCGGCGCATTATTTCCTGCTCTCCAAGGTCGGGCAAAATTTGAACTTGAAAAGAACGGTGTGGGGACAATTTATAAAGGCGGCGAATTCCTCCAACACGCCCCCATGTTCGCCACAATTGGCAACCATGAAGTAATGGGTCGCTTCTCAATGGACAGCAGTCTGGATGACCAGTTCAGCGATGCTTTCCCCCGCTTGGATGCCCAGGAATTAAAATCTACCAAAACTTCGGTGAAAGACAATTCCTTTAACACCGATACTTATGAAGAGATTTTCAGTTTACCCCAGAGCAACGAAGGCGGTAAAAAATACTACGCCGTAACTTTTGGAGACGTGCGCTTGGTAGTACTCTACATTACGAATGTGTGGCGTCCTTGGGGAATCGATCCAAAAACTAAGGGAAAGTTTTCCGAACGAGAGCAAGACTTGAACGACCCAATTAACTGGGGATACGGACAACACATTTTTGAACCAATTGCCAAGGGTAGCACTCAATATAAATGGCTGGAGGAAGAACTTAACAGCCAGGATTTTAAGGAGTCGAAGTACAAGATTGTAATGTTTCATCACCCGCCGCATTCTCTGGGGGAGAATATAGTTCCTGCCTACACCGACCCGCTTCAGGTACGCGAAAATAATGCAGATGGGAGCATAAAAGCTGTGCGATACGAGTACCCTAAACAGGCAGATTATATAATTCGCGATGTCGTGCCGTTGTTAGAGACAGCAGGCGTGCAGCTTGTATTCTACGGACATTCGCACTTGTGGAATCGCTTTATTAGTCAGAAAGGGATGCACTTTTTGGAAACTTCAAATGTAGGTAACTCTTACGGTGCTTTTATTGGTGATAAGAAGCGATCGCTCCCATCAAACTTTGGATCAGATTATGCTGTAACTGGCAACCCCAATGGACTGGAGCCTATAGTACCTGCGATCGCTCCCCTCGTGGGTGAAGATGGCCAGCCTTTGCCCTATGTTGCCAGTAATGATATTACTGTCTTTAGCATCTTAGACACTGGCGCTGGTACGGTGAGCAGCTATCGCTTCGACACGCGGGAACCGGAATCGCAGGTTGTGAAATTCGATGAATTCCGCCTCCGTCAACATATTTAA
- a CDS encoding DNA-directed RNA polymerase subunit omega, with translation MHKRSPFDTTQIMYRAEELVSAASNRYRITVQVANRAKRRRYEEFDTEMDPMMKPVLRAITEMSDELTQPEIIGD, from the coding sequence ATGCATAAGCGTTCCCCGTTTGATACAACCCAGATTATGTACCGAGCTGAGGAGCTGGTTAGTGCTGCCTCCAATCGCTATCGGATTACGGTTCAAGTGGCGAATCGTGCAAAGCGTCGTCGCTATGAAGAGTTTGATACTGAGATGGACCCGATGATGAAACCAGTACTCCGGGCGATTACTGAGATGTCAGATGAGCTGACACAACCGGAAATTATTGGTGATTAG
- a CDS encoding DUF1818 family protein produces MERVVKSGEGWRIGWNPNSDEFKGLVAGENWAIELTEPELNDFCRLLGQLAETMSQMTAELMDEEKIACEAESDRLWMEVEGYPHAYNIHFILNAGRRAEGTWPAAAVPGLVQAVQTLMVF; encoded by the coding sequence ATGGAGCGTGTTGTTAAGAGTGGAGAGGGTTGGCGTATCGGCTGGAACCCCAACTCCGATGAATTTAAAGGTTTGGTGGCTGGAGAAAATTGGGCTATTGAACTTACTGAGCCGGAGTTGAATGACTTTTGCCGATTGTTGGGGCAACTGGCTGAGACTATGAGCCAGATGACCGCCGAGTTAATGGATGAAGAGAAAATTGCCTGTGAAGCCGAGAGCGATCGCCTGTGGATGGAAGTAGAAGGCTATCCCCACGCTTACAACATTCACTTTATCCTGAACGCAGGACGTCGCGCCGAAGGCACTTGGCCTGCGGCAGCTGTTCCTGGTCTAGTTCAAGCAGTTCAGACGTTAATGGTGTTTTGA
- the hetR gene encoding heterocyst differentiation master regulator HetR, with the protein MINDIDLIKSLSPSAMDQIMLYLAFSAMRTSGHRHGAFLDAAATAAKCAIYMTYLEQGQNIRMTGHLHHIEPKRVKVIVEEVKEALTKGKLLKMLGSQEPRYLIEFPYVWLEQYPWQPGRSRISSTSLTAEEKRYIEQKLPDNLPDAQLINSFQFLELIEFLHKRSQVDLPESRHLELSEAMAEHIKRRLIYSGTVTRIDSPWGLPFYALTRPFYSPADDEERTYIMIEDTARYFRFMRDWAERQPKVMRILEELDIPSDRIDRAMEELDEVIRAWADRYHCQGGETMLLQMVFGPKED; encoded by the coding sequence ATGATTAACGATATCGATCTGATCAAAAGCCTTAGCCCCAGCGCTATGGATCAGATCATGCTATATCTCGCTTTTAGTGCCATGAGAACCAGCGGGCACCGACATGGAGCCTTTCTGGATGCGGCTGCCACAGCTGCAAAATGTGCGATATACATGACCTATCTAGAGCAGGGACAAAATATCCGCATGACCGGACACCTGCACCACATAGAACCAAAGCGGGTGAAGGTCATTGTTGAAGAAGTCAAGGAAGCCTTAACCAAAGGCAAGCTCCTGAAGATGCTAGGCTCTCAAGAGCCACGCTATCTGATTGAGTTTCCCTATGTTTGGCTGGAACAATATCCCTGGCAACCAGGGCGATCGCGCATTTCTAGTACGAGTCTAACGGCTGAGGAAAAGCGGTACATTGAGCAAAAACTGCCCGATAACCTGCCAGATGCTCAACTGATCAACTCATTTCAGTTCCTAGAATTAATCGAATTTCTGCACAAGCGATCGCAAGTAGATTTACCAGAAAGTAGGCATCTTGAGCTAAGCGAAGCAATGGCCGAACACATCAAGCGGCGCTTAATCTATTCTGGGACAGTAACGCGAATTGATTCCCCTTGGGGTTTGCCCTTCTACGCCTTAACTCGGCCTTTCTACTCACCCGCAGATGACGAAGAACGCACCTACATCATGATTGAGGATACGGCGCGTTACTTCCGATTTATGAGAGATTGGGCAGAACGCCAGCCCAAAGTAATGCGGATCTTGGAAGAACTGGATATTCCCTCAGATCGCATCGATCGAGCTATGGAAGAACTCGACGAAGTAATCCGCGCTTGGGCGGACAGATATCACTGTCAAGGTGGAGAAACAATGCTTCTACAAATGGTGTTCGGCCCCAAAGAAGATTAA
- a CDS encoding NACHT domain-containing NTPase gives MASHSVRASKLRASKQGIKKAYEALNHKGWIKKDLKKEAGLSYQPVSRFFNGWPVSRYTVDKIYTALGLRHEDGDIEPNLDEQAQDNSTDIDTLVQQVRSLRRAKIQEQCGKMRMLDIERAIATAEIYTDVNVLEKITSLQWLEISDLLQGFNPESDDFDRQGLGRVQKRVPGKDAVERYSKLMVLGKPGAGKTTFLQWIAVQCDNGEFQSRLIPIFIRLKNFAKDTKGEFNFNLFNYIKNEFRTCGLADETVIETVLTQGRALILLDGLDEVSEADDDVVVDQIIKFCETYFQNQFIITCRIAAGKYRFVDENFTEVEVADFKPEQVEAFAKKWFVAVAQNNPVEGEATAKRFIDKLNLPQNNRIRNLAVTPILLNLTCFVFQEKGEFPSKRSTLYEEGLEILLVRWDEERKIERDEVYNNLSLPRKIKLLIHVAAITFEQGYYFFEQSEVKRLIANYLCTLPDAKTDSSQLELDSDAVLRAIEAQHGLLVERAKGIYSFSHLTFQEYFTAKHFVDSSGSQALENLANHITESRWREVFLLTAEMMPNAKR, from the coding sequence ATGGCCAGCCACTCAGTCCGGGCATCTAAACTCCGGGCATCTAAACAAGGTATCAAAAAGGCATATGAGGCTCTCAACCATAAGGGATGGATAAAAAAAGACCTGAAAAAGGAGGCAGGCTTATCTTACCAGCCAGTTTCAAGGTTCTTTAACGGCTGGCCTGTTAGCCGTTACACCGTTGACAAAATCTATACTGCACTGGGTCTGAGGCATGAAGATGGAGATATTGAACCTAATCTAGATGAGCAGGCTCAAGACAACAGCACTGATATTGATACTTTGGTGCAACAAGTGCGATCGCTCCGCCGCGCCAAAATCCAAGAACAGTGCGGCAAAATGCGGATGCTGGACATTGAACGGGCGATCGCAACGGCGGAAATCTACACCGATGTCAATGTATTGGAGAAGATAACCAGCCTGCAATGGCTAGAAATTTCCGATCTGCTGCAAGGCTTCAACCCAGAATCAGATGATTTTGACAGACAGGGACTGGGTAGGGTTCAAAAACGAGTACCAGGTAAGGACGCTGTGGAAAGGTACTCTAAGCTGATGGTACTCGGCAAACCAGGGGCGGGTAAAACCACATTTTTACAGTGGATAGCGGTTCAGTGCGATAACGGCGAGTTTCAGTCACGCCTGATACCAATTTTTATCAGGCTGAAAAACTTTGCTAAAGATACTAAGGGTGAATTTAATTTCAATCTATTTAACTACATTAAAAACGAGTTCCGTACTTGTGGCCTTGCCGATGAGACGGTAATAGAAACCGTACTTACTCAGGGTCGTGCCTTAATTCTGCTGGATGGTTTGGATGAGGTTTCCGAGGCTGATGATGATGTTGTTGTAGACCAGATTATAAAATTTTGTGAGACGTATTTCCAAAATCAGTTTATTATCACCTGTCGCATTGCTGCCGGAAAGTACAGGTTTGTGGATGAAAATTTCACAGAAGTCGAGGTAGCAGATTTTAAACCTGAGCAAGTAGAAGCCTTTGCTAAAAAGTGGTTTGTAGCAGTTGCCCAGAATAACCCGGTAGAGGGGGAAGCGACGGCGAAACGATTTATTGATAAGCTGAATTTGCCACAAAATAATCGCATCCGCAACCTGGCTGTCACACCAATATTACTGAATTTAACCTGTTTTGTTTTCCAAGAAAAAGGGGAATTTCCATCGAAACGCTCCACGCTGTATGAGGAGGGACTGGAAATTTTGCTAGTCAGATGGGATGAAGAAAGGAAGATTGAACGAGATGAAGTTTATAATAATTTGTCATTACCACGCAAAATCAAGCTGCTGATTCATGTGGCTGCTATCACATTTGAGCAAGGCTACTACTTCTTTGAACAAAGCGAAGTCAAGCGACTCATCGCCAACTATCTCTGCACTTTACCTGATGCAAAAACTGACTCATCCCAATTGGAACTGGATAGTGATGCGGTACTGCGAGCCATTGAAGCACAGCATGGTTTATTAGTAGAACGTGCAAAGGGAATTTACTCGTTTTCTCATTTGACTTTTCAAGAGTATTTTACCGCTAAACACTTTGTTGACAGTTCTGGTTCACAGGCTTTGGAGAATCTGGCAAACCACATTACTGAGAGTCGGTGGCGTGAAGTATTTCTCTTGACTGCGGAGATGATGCCAAATGCAAAACGTTGA